A DNA window from Acinetobacter sp. 10FS3-1 contains the following coding sequences:
- a CDS encoding DUF2057 family protein, which yields MGLRITAVTMALLGSTSAFSMVTLTVPEEIKIVAVNDQKVNSGLLRSNQTYKIDPGVNTISARYNEFFEHHDSSHDILKSGVVTIKTPELKDGEAYNLALINAPQDFDEAKAYKDQPIIGLYNANQQLLVQQAGAKASSKRWFGGRVLDNATDLSGGEVTIPVNQPAAVYTQHTAKPVVTTVSAQQSSALNSSSDQQMIELWKKASKSERQKFMAWFAEQAN from the coding sequence ATGGGTTTACGTATCACAGCAGTGACAATGGCATTACTTGGCAGTACGTCAGCTTTTTCAATGGTCACTTTAACTGTACCTGAAGAAATTAAAATTGTTGCGGTGAATGATCAGAAGGTAAATTCAGGCTTATTACGTTCAAATCAGACTTATAAAATTGATCCGGGCGTGAATACGATTAGCGCTCGCTATAATGAGTTCTTTGAACATCATGATAGTTCACATGATATTTTAAAATCGGGCGTGGTAACGATCAAAACTCCAGAATTAAAAGATGGCGAGGCTTATAACTTGGCCTTAATTAATGCACCACAAGATTTTGATGAAGCGAAAGCGTATAAAGATCAACCTATTATCGGTTTATATAATGCTAATCAGCAACTATTGGTTCAGCAAGCAGGAGCAAAAGCCTCTTCTAAACGATGGTTTGGAGGTAGAGTTTTGGATAATGCCACCGACTTAAGTGGAGGGGAGGTTACAATACCAGTCAATCAACCCGCAGCTGTATATACACAACATACAGCTAAACCTGTGGTTACAACGGTATCAGCTCAACAAAGTTCAGCTCTAAATAGCAGTAGTGATCAGCAAATGATTGAGTTATGGAAAAAAGCATCTAAGAGTGAACGCCAGAAAT